One genomic region from Vibrio cyclitrophicus encodes:
- the flaG gene encoding flagellar protein FlaG, which translates to MEIPSNASNIQPYGSPNGIKFASDEGSSASSISRLKEATSYGKVDKSKEEATEAAIQLAQHRQELNDEERVKMVEKVNEFISSLNKGVAFKVDEESGRDVVTIYETTTGDIIRQIPDEEMLEILRRLAAQNSNSRIFEVKV; encoded by the coding sequence ATGGAAATTCCATCCAACGCATCGAACATCCAGCCTTATGGCTCACCTAATGGCATTAAATTTGCAAGCGATGAAGGTAGTAGTGCGTCGAGCATTTCACGACTAAAAGAAGCAACATCTTATGGCAAGGTAGATAAATCGAAAGAGGAGGCTACCGAAGCTGCGATTCAATTAGCTCAACATCGACAAGAGTTAAATGATGAAGAGCGAGTCAAAATGGTGGAGAAGGTAAACGAGTTTATCTCCTCTCTCAATAAAGGTGTGGCTTTTAAGGTCGATGAAGAATCTGGGAGAGATGTGGTTACGATTTATGAGACCACAACCGGTGATATTATTCGCCAGATACCTGATGAAGAAATGCTTGAAATTCTAAGACGCCTAGCAGCCCAAAACTCGAATAGTAGAATATTTGAGGTGAAGGTTTAA
- a CDS encoding flagellin: MAINVSTNVSAMTAQRYLNSAAEGTQKSMERLSSGYKINSAKDDAAGLQISNRLTSQSRGLDMAVKNANDGISIAQTAEGAMNESTNILQRMRDLSLQSSNGSNSKSERVAIQEEVSALNTELNRIAETTSFGGNKLLNGTYGSQSFQIGADSGEAVMLTMNNMRTDTQDMGGKSYGVTEGKDASWRVGAGADLTIKYNDKFGEAQELSISAKEGNDIEELATYINGQSQDVKASVGEGGKLQLFASSQKVEGDVEFGGSLAGELGIGAGKDVTVNDIDVTSVAGANEAVSIIDGALKSVDSNRASLGAFQNRFDHAISNLDNINENVNASKSRIKDTDYAKETTAMTKSQILQQASTSILAQAKQSPSAALSLLG, from the coding sequence ATGGCGATTAATGTAAGCACAAATGTGTCTGCAATGACGGCTCAGCGCTACCTAAATAGCGCGGCTGAAGGTACTCAAAAATCAATGGAGCGTTTGTCTTCTGGCTATAAAATCAATAGCGCAAAAGATGATGCTGCAGGCCTACAAATCTCTAACCGCTTAACGTCGCAAAGTCGTGGTCTAGATATGGCTGTGAAAAACGCGAATGACGGTATCTCAATTGCACAGACTGCTGAAGGTGCAATGAATGAGTCAACTAACATTCTGCAACGTATGCGTGACCTTTCTCTTCAATCTTCAAATGGTTCAAACAGCAAATCTGAACGTGTTGCGATCCAAGAAGAAGTCTCGGCTCTAAACACAGAACTTAACCGTATTGCTGAAACGACCTCTTTTGGTGGTAACAAGCTTCTTAACGGTACTTACGGCAGCCAATCTTTCCAAATCGGTGCAGATTCTGGTGAAGCAGTAATGCTAACGATGAACAACATGCGTACCGACACTCAAGACATGGGTGGTAAGAGCTACGGTGTTACAGAAGGTAAAGATGCTTCTTGGCGTGTAGGTGCTGGTGCTGACTTAACGATCAAATACAATGATAAGTTTGGCGAAGCACAAGAGTTGTCTATTTCTGCGAAAGAAGGCAACGATATCGAAGAGCTAGCAACTTACATCAACGGTCAAAGCCAAGATGTCAAAGCGTCTGTTGGTGAAGGCGGCAAACTGCAACTTTTCGCTTCAAGCCAAAAAGTTGAAGGCGATGTAGAGTTCGGTGGCAGCCTTGCTGGTGAGCTAGGTATCGGTGCTGGTAAAGACGTTACTGTTAACGACATCGATGTAACATCGGTTGCTGGTGCAAATGAAGCAGTATCGATCATTGATGGCGCTCTGAAATCAGTGGACAGTAACCGAGCTTCTCTTGGTGCTTTCCAAAACCGTTTTGATCACGCGATCAGCAACTTAGATAACATCAACGAAAATGTTAATGCATCGAAGAGCCGTATCAAAGATACCGATTACGCGAAAGAAACAACGGCTATGACGAAGTCTCAAATCCTACAACAGGCGAGTACTTCCATCCTAGCTCAAGCGAAGCAATCACCATCAGCAGCTCTAAGCTTATTGGGCTAA
- a CDS encoding flagellin yields the protein MAVNVNTNVSAMTAQRYLNNANSAQQTSMERLASGSKINSAKDDAAGLQISNRLNVQSRGLDVAVRNANDGISIAQTAEGAMNETTNILQRMRDLSLQSSNGSNSKSERVAIQEEVTALNDELNRIAETTSFGGNKLLNGTHGTKSFQIGADNGEAVMLQLKDMRSDNAQMGGKSYQTENAKDKDWNVQAGSNDLKLSFTDNFGQAQEIDINAKAGDDIEELATYINGQQDSVKASVTEDGKLQMFTGNNKVEGEVAFSGSLAGELGMQPGKDVTVDTIDVTSVGGAQESVAVIDAALKYVDSHRAELGAFQNRFDHAISNLDNINENVNASKSRIKDTDFAKETTQMTKSQILSQASSSILAQAKQAPNSALSLLG from the coding sequence ATGGCAGTGAATGTAAATACCAACGTTTCAGCGATGACAGCGCAACGTTACCTAAACAATGCTAACAGCGCACAACAAACATCAATGGAGCGCCTAGCTTCAGGCTCTAAAATCAACAGCGCAAAAGATGACGCTGCGGGCCTACAAATCTCTAACCGTTTGAACGTTCAGAGCCGCGGCCTTGATGTTGCTGTTCGTAACGCGAACGACGGTATCTCTATTGCACAAACTGCTGAAGGTGCAATGAATGAGACGACGAACATCCTGCAACGTATGCGTGATTTGTCTCTACAATCTTCAAATGGCTCAAACTCAAAATCTGAGCGTGTAGCGATTCAAGAAGAAGTAACAGCACTAAACGACGAACTAAACCGTATCGCAGAAACCACGTCTTTTGGTGGTAACAAACTGCTTAACGGTACTCACGGTACTAAATCATTCCAAATCGGTGCGGATAACGGTGAAGCGGTAATGCTTCAACTGAAAGACATGCGTTCTGATAACGCTCAGATGGGTGGTAAGAGCTACCAAACTGAGAACGCGAAAGATAAAGACTGGAACGTTCAAGCGGGTTCTAACGACCTGAAACTATCGTTCACCGACAACTTCGGCCAAGCGCAAGAAATCGACATCAACGCAAAAGCGGGTGACGATATCGAAGAGCTAGCAACGTACATCAACGGTCAACAAGATTCTGTGAAAGCGTCTGTAACTGAAGACGGTAAGCTACAAATGTTTACTGGTAACAACAAAGTTGAAGGCGAAGTGGCGTTCTCAGGTAGCCTAGCGGGTGAGCTTGGCATGCAACCTGGCAAAGACGTAACGGTTGATACTATCGACGTAACGTCAGTGGGCGGCGCACAAGAGTCTGTAGCAGTAATTGATGCGGCACTTAAGTACGTAGATAGCCACCGTGCTGAACTGGGTGCTTTCCAAAATCGTTTCGACCACGCGATCAGCAACTTAGACAACATTAACGAGAACGTTAACGCATCTAAGAGCCGTATTAAAGATACCGATTTCGCGAAAGAAACGACTCAGATGACTAAGTCTCAGATCCTTTCTCAAGCTTCAAGCTCGATTCTTGCTCAAGCGAAGCAAGCGCCGAACTCGGCACTTAGCCTACTCGGTTAA
- a CDS encoding flagellin — MAINVSTNVSAMTAQRYLNKASNDLATSMERLSSGHKINSAKDDAAGLQISNRLTAQSRGLDVAMRNANDGISIAQTAEGAMNESTNILQRMRDLAIQSSNGTNSPAERTALNEESMALQDELNRIAETTSFGGRRLLNGSFGEASFQIGSSSGEAMIMGLTSVRADDFRMGGTTFDSENAKDKDWQVPPTASDLKFEFRTKDGEDIVLDINTKAGDDIEELATYINGQSDLLNASVTDEGRLQLFVAEPDLEGAMSISGGLASELGIKSEGRPTSVQDISLMTVAGSQNAISVIDSAMKYVDSQRADLGAKQNRLSHSINNLANVQENVDASNSRIKDTDFAKETTQMTKSQILQQAGTSILAQAKQLPNSAMTLLQ, encoded by the coding sequence ATGGCTATCAATGTAAGCACTAACGTATCTGCTATGACAGCACAGCGTTACCTGAATAAAGCGTCTAATGACTTAGCGACTTCTATGGAGCGCTTGTCATCAGGTCATAAAATTAATAGCGCAAAAGACGATGCAGCGGGTTTGCAAATCTCTAACCGCTTAACAGCGCAGTCTCGTGGCCTTGATGTGGCAATGCGTAATGCCAATGATGGTATTTCGATTGCTCAGACCGCTGAAGGTGCGATGAACGAATCAACGAACATATTACAACGTATGCGTGATTTGGCGATTCAATCATCAAACGGCACTAACTCGCCGGCAGAACGTACCGCGCTAAACGAAGAGTCAATGGCACTTCAAGATGAGCTTAACCGTATTGCGGAGACAACGTCGTTTGGCGGACGTCGTTTGTTGAATGGATCATTTGGTGAAGCATCATTCCAGATAGGTTCTAGCTCCGGTGAAGCGATGATTATGGGATTAACCAGTGTTCGTGCTGATGATTTCCGTATGGGTGGTACTACGTTCGATTCAGAAAACGCGAAAGACAAAGATTGGCAGGTGCCACCGACAGCAAGCGATCTTAAGTTCGAATTCAGAACCAAAGATGGTGAAGACATCGTTCTAGATATTAACACCAAAGCGGGTGACGATATCGAAGAACTCGCCACTTACATTAATGGTCAATCTGATTTGCTGAACGCATCGGTTACTGACGAAGGCCGTCTACAGCTATTCGTTGCTGAACCTGATCTTGAAGGTGCAATGTCGATCTCTGGTGGTCTAGCATCTGAACTAGGCATTAAGAGTGAAGGCCGCCCTACATCAGTTCAAGACATTAGCTTAATGACTGTTGCTGGTTCACAGAACGCAATCAGCGTGATTGATTCAGCAATGAAGTATGTAGATTCACAACGTGCTGATTTGGGTGCGAAACAGAACCGTCTAAGCCACAGTATTAACAACTTGGCGAATGTTCAAGAGAATGTAGACGCTTCTAACAGTCGAATCAAAGATACGGACTTTGCGAAAGAGACGACGCAAATGACCAAATCACAAATTCTGCAACAAGCAGGTACTTCTATACTTGCTCAAGCAAAACAGTTGCCTAACTCTGCAATGACACTATTGCAATAG
- the flgL gene encoding flagellar hook-associated protein FlgL, which produces MLNRISSFHNYQSVQNDLRRQENKIHHNQAQLASGKKLQSPSDDPLATHYLQNIGQQSEQLKQYSDAIVLVRNRLEHHEVLISNTEGFADEAKRTVMEMINGALSPEDRLAKKRELQELSNNFLHLANSQDESGNYTFAGTKPKNQPFFRDNQGNVSYQGDDYQRKMRVASSFEMAMNDPGSKLFMEIDNPFGDYEPQYELEPASELLLERATNSADDGSTYKVTFVDMQTGNYAYQLEKDGAVVAAEDFDPSTGIVYEGLNIQIKGQITKGDSITLEPRETFSIFDTFKEASEQAENPVSDASATAKLHQVTEEFHAAFIHLTKARTDVGARLSTLDIQEQQHEDFKLSLAKAKSNFEDLDYSKAIIEFNENSRALQASQQAFGKTKDLTLFNYI; this is translated from the coding sequence ATGTTGAATCGTATTTCTAGCTTCCACAACTACCAATCTGTTCAGAACGACTTGCGCCGTCAAGAAAACAAAATACATCACAACCAAGCACAACTTGCTTCTGGCAAGAAGTTACAGTCGCCAAGTGATGATCCTTTGGCGACCCACTATTTACAAAATATTGGTCAGCAATCAGAGCAGCTTAAGCAATATAGTGATGCAATCGTATTAGTTCGTAATCGATTGGAGCATCATGAGGTATTGATCTCCAACACCGAAGGCTTTGCTGATGAAGCAAAACGAACCGTGATGGAAATGATTAACGGTGCGCTTTCTCCAGAGGACCGTTTAGCGAAAAAGCGCGAGCTCCAAGAGTTATCGAATAACTTTTTGCATTTAGCTAACTCTCAAGATGAGTCGGGTAACTACACGTTTGCGGGTACTAAACCGAAGAATCAACCCTTCTTTAGAGATAACCAAGGCAACGTCAGTTATCAGGGCGATGACTATCAGCGAAAAATGCGTGTAGCGAGTAGTTTCGAGATGGCGATGAATGATCCAGGCAGCAAGTTATTTATGGAAATAGATAACCCGTTTGGTGATTACGAACCTCAGTACGAGCTTGAACCCGCGTCTGAATTGCTTTTGGAACGTGCGACGAACTCAGCTGACGATGGGTCAACGTATAAAGTCACTTTTGTTGATATGCAGACAGGAAATTATGCTTACCAACTTGAAAAGGATGGTGCAGTGGTTGCCGCTGAAGACTTTGATCCCTCTACTGGCATTGTCTACGAAGGGTTGAATATTCAAATAAAAGGTCAGATCACCAAAGGCGATTCGATCACGTTAGAGCCAAGAGAGACATTCTCTATCTTTGATACGTTCAAAGAGGCGTCTGAACAGGCTGAAAACCCGGTATCAGATGCTTCAGCCACTGCGAAATTACATCAAGTGACTGAAGAATTTCATGCTGCGTTTATTCATCTAACGAAGGCTAGAACCGATGTCGGTGCACGCTTGAGCACATTGGATATTCAAGAGCAGCAACATGAAGATTTTAAGTTGTCTTTAGCGAAAGCGAAAAGCAACTTTGAAGACTTGGATTATTCGAAAGCCATTATTGAATTTAATGAGAACTCTCGAGCACTCCAAGCTTCACAACAAGCGTTTGGTAAAACAAAAGACCTAACCTTGTTTAACTATATTTAA
- the flgK gene encoding flagellar hook-associated protein FlgK — protein MASDLLNVGAQSVLTAQRQLNTTGHNISNANTEGYSRQSVIQGVNDPRQYGGQSYGMGVHVENVRRSWDQFAVKELNLSTTNAANKGDTEANLDMLSSMLSSVASKKIPENLNEWFDSVKTLADTPNDVGARKVVLEKAGLVTKTLNEFHETVRQQSDSTNKKLEVGIERVNQIAVEIRDVQRLMMRTPGPHNDLRDQHEKLINELSGYTKVTVTPRSNAEGFNVHIGNGHTLVSGSEASQLKLVDGLPDTHQRRLAIVEGKSLKPITSNDIDGKIGAMLDMRDEHIPDIMDELGRLATAFSEKVNSLQSQGLDLNGNVGQDIFTDVNSERVAKSRVTAGSQSKADVAVYIDDTSALKGGEYGLKYDGSDYVVTKPDGETVKVSTNSTGNAFYLDGMRVEVRNPPELGEKLLLRPTRNFAAQIQMETKDPRDIAAQSYEASTTFAKGSAGFKILAAGQLREFEVIVSPKGEQFAVTDPKGNILMQPQPYPPEGPVTINGTTFELTSGAVANDKFTANLVPSEGDNGNLRKLQDLQTGKILNDGESTILDLYHNLNTNTGLKASTANRLSDIATLEKESAQERIASVSGVNLDEEAANMMKFQQAYMASSRIMQAANDTFNTILALR, from the coding sequence ATGGCGTCGGATCTTCTGAATGTAGGGGCACAAAGTGTTCTTACGGCTCAGAGACAGCTAAACACCACAGGTCATAACATTTCTAACGCCAACACAGAGGGCTATAGCCGTCAGTCTGTGATTCAAGGTGTGAATGACCCGCGCCAGTACGGTGGGCAATCCTACGGTATGGGTGTTCATGTGGAAAATGTTCGCCGCTCTTGGGATCAGTTTGCCGTTAAAGAACTTAACTTATCGACAACCAATGCCGCTAACAAAGGCGATACCGAAGCCAACCTCGATATGTTGTCGAGCATGTTGTCATCGGTTGCTTCAAAGAAGATCCCAGAAAACCTCAATGAATGGTTTGATTCTGTTAAAACTCTCGCCGATACCCCGAATGATGTGGGTGCGCGTAAAGTCGTTTTAGAGAAAGCAGGGCTTGTCACTAAAACCTTGAATGAATTTCATGAAACGGTACGTCAACAGTCTGATTCAACGAACAAAAAATTAGAAGTCGGCATTGAACGAGTAAACCAAATTGCGGTTGAGATTCGTGATGTTCAGCGTCTGATGATGCGAACGCCAGGGCCTCATAATGATTTACGAGACCAACACGAAAAGCTGATCAATGAGCTATCTGGTTACACCAAAGTGACGGTAACGCCGCGCTCGAATGCGGAAGGTTTTAACGTCCATATTGGTAATGGTCATACCTTGGTTTCTGGTAGTGAAGCAAGTCAACTGAAGTTGGTTGATGGCCTACCTGATACGCATCAGCGCCGACTAGCGATAGTTGAAGGTAAGTCTTTGAAGCCGATTACCAGCAATGATATCGATGGAAAAATCGGTGCCATGCTCGATATGCGAGACGAACATATCCCTGACATCATGGATGAATTAGGACGTTTGGCGACGGCTTTCTCTGAGAAAGTAAACTCACTTCAATCACAAGGTTTGGATCTCAATGGCAACGTTGGCCAAGATATCTTCACCGATGTGAACTCTGAGCGGGTGGCTAAATCACGCGTGACGGCTGGTAGCCAATCAAAGGCAGACGTAGCGGTATATATTGATGACACCTCTGCCTTAAAAGGCGGCGAGTATGGCCTTAAGTATGACGGCAGTGACTATGTCGTGACCAAGCCTGACGGCGAAACGGTCAAAGTCAGCACCAATTCAACAGGTAATGCTTTTTATCTAGATGGTATGCGAGTCGAAGTTCGAAACCCGCCGGAATTGGGTGAGAAACTGTTACTGCGCCCAACTCGTAACTTTGCTGCTCAGATTCAGATGGAAACCAAAGACCCTAGAGATATTGCCGCACAAAGTTATGAGGCATCGACCACGTTCGCGAAAGGCTCGGCGGGGTTCAAGATCCTAGCGGCCGGTCAATTGCGTGAGTTTGAAGTGATTGTTTCACCAAAAGGTGAGCAGTTTGCCGTGACTGATCCGAAAGGCAATATTTTAATGCAACCGCAGCCGTACCCACCTGAAGGGCCGGTTACGATTAATGGCACGACTTTCGAGTTGACCTCTGGCGCGGTGGCAAACGATAAATTTACGGCAAACCTTGTCCCATCAGAGGGTGACAACGGTAACTTGCGTAAGCTGCAAGATCTCCAAACCGGTAAGATCTTGAATGATGGTGAGTCTACGATTTTAGACCTTTACCACAACTTGAATACCAACACGGGCCTGAAAGCGTCGACGGCAAATCGCTTAAGCGATATTGCCACCTTAGAAAAGGAATCCGCTCAGGAACGTATTGCTTCAGTGTCGGGGGTTAACCTCGATGAAGAAGCGGCAAATATGATGAAATTTCAGCAAGCGTACATGGCTTCTTCACGCATCATGCAAGCAGCTAATGATACGTTCAATACTATTTTGGCTCTGAGGTAG